One window from the genome of Actinoplanes teichomyceticus ATCC 31121 encodes:
- a CDS encoding bifunctional DNA primase/polymerase, translated as MRSETAATWLLHAALDLAEQGIPVFLLGRTKRPVANCPACPKAAVDPFHDPEDCDCLTCHGFYAATTDPARIRAMHEAVPGGLLAIRTGIVSNRVVIDIDPRNDGRLLSELMPPTRCAATGSGGWHLHYRHPGGPFAADLNHRGHPGIDIKADGGYVVAPPSIHPGTRQPYRWIGHRAEIEMPPPLIAACRPAEPPTAADLPAVRPGTTPSTGNNGRGISSPAALLASILDAVAQAGEGKRRTTLYGAARGVARMVAAGALTSTDAYQALYDAGVRAEQTHRDIHAAITGGFRAEAVPSEGVAA; from the coding sequence GTGCGCTCGGAGACCGCTGCTACCTGGCTCTTGCACGCCGCCCTTGACCTGGCCGAGCAGGGCATCCCCGTCTTCCTGCTCGGCCGCACCAAACGGCCCGTGGCCAATTGCCCCGCCTGCCCGAAAGCCGCCGTCGACCCGTTCCACGACCCGGAAGACTGTGACTGCCTGACCTGCCACGGCTTCTACGCCGCCACCACGGACCCCGCCCGGATCCGAGCCATGCATGAGGCCGTGCCCGGCGGGCTGCTCGCGATCCGGACCGGGATCGTCAGCAACCGCGTGGTGATCGATATCGACCCGCGCAACGATGGCCGGCTGCTATCCGAGTTGATGCCCCCGACCCGGTGCGCAGCGACCGGCTCCGGGGGCTGGCACCTGCACTACCGGCACCCCGGCGGACCCTTCGCCGCCGACCTCAACCACCGCGGTCACCCCGGCATCGACATCAAGGCCGATGGCGGGTACGTCGTCGCACCCCCCTCGATCCACCCGGGCACCCGACAGCCGTACCGGTGGATCGGGCACCGGGCCGAAATTGAGATGCCCCCGCCGCTGATCGCCGCGTGCCGGCCCGCCGAGCCGCCCACGGCCGCCGACCTGCCCGCCGTAAGGCCCGGCACCACGCCGAGCACCGGCAACAACGGGCGGGGCATCTCATCCCCGGCCGCCCTGCTCGCCTCCATCCTCGATGCCGTCGCCCAAGCCGGCGAAGGCAAACGCCGCACCACCCTCTACGGCGCCGCCCGCGGCGTGGCCCGCATGGTCGCCGCCGGAGCCCTCACCAGCACCGACGCTTACCAGGCGCTCTACGACGCCGGTGTCCGCGCCGAGCAGACCCACCGCGACATCCATGCCGCCATCACCGGCGGATTCCGCGCCGAGGCGGTACCGAGCGAAGGGGTAGCCGCATGA
- a CDS encoding DUF3631 domain-containing protein produces MTEPDPTTDGAAILDQLHAALIKYVILPGPEAIDATVLWIAATHAQDAWTHAPRLVIKAPEKRCGKSRLLDITAGTCYRPLMTVNASTAAICRSIGPTDPPTILLDEADTIFGGKQAEANEELRGLLNAGHQRGRPMIRWDHQKKDRDEIPTFAMAALAGIGSMPDTIEDRAVIVKMRRRTATEKVSPFRSRRDGPPLKKIAAELTSWLRPNLVALENAEPIMPLEDRAADTWEPLIAVADLAGRSWPERARKAALALNAAREGDTEFSDRLRVLIDCRTVFGNFDSLPSTVLLERLKALPESPWADYNNSTGLTSMKLSSLLREYEITSQNIRFPPPIGQVKGFHREAFTDAWQRYCPPADSSEPGGPSQPSQSSRDDVSPAQTPLRLLRPVRPESSQPQTGTA; encoded by the coding sequence ATGACCGAACCCGACCCGACCACCGACGGAGCGGCCATCCTCGACCAGCTCCACGCAGCGCTCATCAAATACGTGATCCTGCCCGGCCCCGAGGCAATCGACGCCACGGTCCTCTGGATCGCCGCCACCCACGCACAGGACGCGTGGACCCACGCACCCCGCCTTGTGATCAAGGCCCCGGAGAAGCGGTGCGGTAAGTCCCGGCTGCTCGACATCACGGCCGGTACCTGCTACCGACCGTTGATGACGGTCAACGCCTCCACTGCGGCGATCTGCCGCTCGATCGGTCCGACCGACCCGCCCACGATCCTGCTCGACGAAGCCGACACGATCTTCGGCGGTAAACAGGCCGAGGCCAACGAAGAGTTGCGCGGCCTGCTTAACGCCGGCCACCAGCGCGGACGGCCGATGATCCGCTGGGATCACCAGAAGAAGGACCGCGACGAGATCCCGACCTTCGCCATGGCAGCCCTCGCCGGCATCGGCTCGATGCCCGACACGATCGAGGACCGCGCCGTGATCGTGAAGATGCGCCGCCGGACCGCAACCGAGAAGGTGTCCCCGTTCCGCTCCCGCCGCGACGGCCCTCCCTTGAAAAAGATCGCCGCCGAACTGACCTCGTGGCTGCGACCCAACCTCGTAGCGCTGGAGAATGCCGAGCCGATCATGCCGCTGGAAGACCGAGCTGCCGACACCTGGGAACCACTCATCGCGGTCGCTGACCTCGCCGGCCGCAGCTGGCCCGAACGCGCCCGCAAGGCCGCACTCGCGCTCAACGCCGCCCGTGAAGGGGACACCGAGTTCTCCGACCGGCTCAGAGTGCTGATCGACTGCCGGACGGTCTTCGGCAACTTCGACTCACTACCCTCCACCGTCCTGCTCGAACGATTGAAGGCGCTGCCCGAATCACCGTGGGCTGACTACAACAACAGCACCGGGCTGACCTCCATGAAGCTCAGCAGCTTGCTCCGCGAGTACGAGATCACCTCACAGAACATCCGGTTTCCACCGCCGATTGGCCAGGTCAAAGGCTTTCACCGCGAAGCCTTCACCGATGCGTGGCAGCGCTACTGCCCGCCCGCCGACTCCAGCGAACCCGGCGGGCCGTCCCAGCCGTCCCAGTCGTCCCGAGACGACGTTTCCCCAGCCCAAACCCCGTTACGACTTCTGCGCCCGGTACGACCTGAGTCGTCCCAACCCCAGACCGGAACGGCTTAG
- a CDS encoding site-specific integrase: MEYRAGRPKPYKARVRWKDPATGERRSKSHSTATLEEADEWIEGMIRAASGGINPAAATQRLADYGADVMTLATRGLERKTLDPYLAGWRLRIVPSLGHIPMRMITNGVVDRAVYSWIEDECSRSTVKNTLAMLVRVLEQAVRDGVVDRNVARVSGWQRAYQQAEDELDDPRSLALPGWEALTSLADALVARSHDHFTGWGHVVMFAGCTAARIGEVSGVRAGDIDRRTWTWTVRRQTTPGPGGLIDKGTKGKRTRKVPIIEEVRPMVTERLDSASGPDTRLFTGPRGGRISTAVLRDATHWDEVVTELGYEHLRRHDLRHTGLTWMADAGVKVHVLREIAGHGSLSTTQRYLHPDQRSIDAAGDALSAHLKAPQARITQHHTAIPAPGSAFN, from the coding sequence GTGGAATACCGCGCCGGGCGGCCGAAGCCGTACAAGGCTCGCGTGCGGTGGAAGGATCCCGCGACCGGTGAGCGCCGGTCCAAATCGCACTCCACCGCGACGCTGGAAGAGGCAGACGAGTGGATCGAGGGCATGATCCGGGCGGCCAGTGGCGGGATCAACCCTGCCGCGGCCACTCAGCGACTCGCCGACTACGGCGCGGACGTGATGACGCTGGCCACCCGCGGACTGGAGCGCAAGACACTCGATCCGTACCTTGCCGGCTGGCGGCTGCGGATCGTGCCGAGTCTCGGCCACATCCCCATGCGGATGATCACCAACGGTGTGGTGGACCGCGCCGTCTACTCGTGGATCGAGGACGAGTGCAGCCGATCGACCGTGAAAAACACCCTTGCCATGCTGGTCAGAGTGCTTGAACAGGCCGTGCGGGACGGTGTGGTTGATCGCAATGTCGCGCGGGTGAGCGGCTGGCAACGCGCGTACCAGCAGGCCGAGGATGAGTTGGACGATCCGCGGTCGCTCGCGCTCCCGGGCTGGGAGGCGTTGACATCTCTCGCTGATGCGCTGGTGGCTAGGTCGCACGACCACTTCACCGGATGGGGACACGTCGTCATGTTCGCGGGATGCACCGCGGCCCGCATCGGCGAGGTATCCGGCGTCCGCGCCGGCGACATCGACCGGCGGACCTGGACATGGACCGTGCGGCGGCAGACCACGCCCGGCCCGGGTGGTCTGATCGACAAGGGCACCAAGGGCAAACGCACCCGCAAGGTACCGATCATCGAAGAGGTCAGGCCGATGGTCACCGAGCGGCTGGACTCCGCGTCCGGCCCGGACACACGGCTGTTCACCGGCCCGCGCGGCGGCCGGATCAGCACCGCCGTACTGCGCGACGCCACGCACTGGGACGAGGTGGTCACCGAACTGGGGTACGAGCACCTACGCCGCCACGACCTGCGGCACACCGGCCTCACGTGGATGGCCGACGCCGGCGTCAAGGTGCACGTGCTGCGCGAGATCGCCGGGCACGGATCATTGAGCACGACACAGCGGTACCTGCACCCGGATCAGCGCTCGATCGACGCCGCGGGAGACGCGTTGAGTGCCCATTTGAAAGCCCCTCAGGCACGGATCACTCAGCACCACACAGCGATACCTGCACCCGGATCAGCGTTCAATTAA
- a CDS encoding DUF262 domain-containing protein encodes MNPVPSVPNARFLDATQQTVAWFWKRLQSDELEMEPPFQRNPVWQEAQKAYLIDSILRGYPVPELYLQTTVSADASETHVVVDGQQRIRACLEFINDLYPLGTESGELAGQRFSDLDPLVKERFFRYKFVVRSLPALSEGEVREIFGRLNRNNVALNRQELRQATYWGDFISCVTELSKKSFWVRSGLFTANDFRRMLDIEYVSELTVAALYGVQNKKDKLDSFYADFESEFPDRVSAERTFERVLAQLDQVLDWPNPLRWSRKVDFYALFLALAKRQEDLPFDREEASRVGERLGEFSKLVGEVLSLSVDAGKIVGWPSREGHLAGLYARGVRNSSDAGSRRLRLNSLEEFLWPSGRDMTEGNTLAGGRSDSHMKRLPDLETLLATEDAEDPEDA; translated from the coding sequence GTGAACCCCGTACCATCTGTCCCTAATGCGCGATTTTTGGACGCTACCCAGCAAACAGTCGCTTGGTTCTGGAAGCGACTCCAATCAGATGAGCTTGAGATGGAGCCGCCCTTCCAGCGAAACCCAGTGTGGCAAGAGGCTCAAAAGGCGTACCTGATCGACAGCATCCTTCGTGGATACCCCGTACCTGAGTTGTACCTTCAGACGACCGTTTCCGCGGATGCGAGTGAAACGCATGTCGTAGTTGACGGTCAGCAAAGAATACGGGCGTGCCTTGAGTTCATCAATGATCTCTACCCTTTGGGCACGGAATCGGGGGAGCTTGCTGGGCAGAGATTCAGTGATCTTGATCCCCTGGTCAAGGAACGCTTCTTTCGCTATAAGTTCGTTGTTCGTTCTCTGCCCGCCCTCAGTGAGGGAGAGGTCCGCGAGATATTCGGTCGACTAAACCGGAACAACGTTGCGCTGAATCGCCAAGAGTTGCGTCAAGCGACATATTGGGGCGATTTTATCTCGTGTGTTACGGAGCTTAGCAAAAAATCCTTCTGGGTGAGGTCGGGGCTCTTCACTGCCAATGATTTCAGGCGAATGCTTGACATTGAGTATGTGAGCGAACTGACGGTTGCTGCCTTGTATGGTGTCCAGAATAAAAAAGATAAGCTGGACAGCTTCTATGCAGACTTCGAGAGCGAGTTTCCTGACCGCGTAAGTGCGGAACGGACCTTCGAGAGGGTCCTGGCTCAGTTGGACCAGGTATTAGACTGGCCGAACCCTTTGCGGTGGTCGAGGAAAGTCGATTTTTATGCTCTCTTCTTGGCGCTTGCGAAGAGACAGGAAGACCTTCCATTCGACCGCGAGGAGGCCAGCCGCGTAGGTGAACGACTTGGCGAATTTTCTAAGCTAGTCGGCGAGGTTCTGTCGCTCAGCGTAGATGCCGGTAAGATTGTGGGATGGCCTTCGCGAGAGGGGCACCTTGCGGGACTTTACGCAAGGGGCGTGCGAAATTCCAGCGACGCTGGCAGTCGGCGCTTGCGCCTCAACTCGCTTGAAGAGTTCCTGTGGCCCTCCGGCCGTGATATGACGGAGGGTAATACTCTGGCCGGAGGTAGGTCGGACTCGCACATGAAGAGGCTGCCGGATCTCGAAACTCTCCTCGCTACGGAAGACGCCGAAGACCCCGAGGACGCCTAG
- the der gene encoding ribosome biogenesis GTPase Der, with amino-acid sequence MVAVVGRPNVGKSTLVNRIIGRRQAVVEDVPGVTRDRVPYDAQWNGRRFTVVDTGGWEPDAKDRAAAIAAQAEIAVQTADVVIFVVDVTVGATDVDEAAVKMLRRSHKPVILIANKADNQNLELEAVSLWSLGLGEPHPISALHGRGSGDLLDDILAALPPTPPVVEGGPRGPRRIALVGRPNVGKSSLLNRLAQEERAVVDSVAGTTVDPVDSLVEMDGELWQLVDTAGLRKRVHQASGTEYYASLRTAGAVEAAEVAVVLLDAGEVISEQDQRVITQVIEAGRALVIAFNKWDLVDADRRFYLDKEIDRDLKRVTWAVRVNISAKTGRAVDKLAPAIRRALASWEKRIPTGALNQWLTALTQATPHPVRGGRAPRALFATQAGVAPPRFVLFTTGPFDAGYLRFIERKLREEFGFEGTPIELSVKPRKKTGPGGRGKAHG; translated from the coding sequence GTGGTCGCCGTCGTCGGCCGCCCCAACGTCGGCAAGTCGACGCTGGTCAACCGCATCATCGGCCGCCGCCAGGCGGTCGTCGAGGACGTGCCCGGGGTGACCCGGGACCGGGTGCCCTACGACGCGCAGTGGAACGGGCGGCGGTTCACCGTCGTCGACACCGGCGGCTGGGAACCGGACGCCAAGGACCGCGCTGCCGCGATCGCCGCCCAGGCGGAGATCGCGGTGCAGACCGCCGACGTGGTGATCTTCGTCGTCGACGTGACCGTGGGCGCCACCGACGTCGACGAGGCCGCGGTCAAGATGCTGCGCCGCAGCCACAAGCCGGTCATCCTGATCGCCAACAAGGCCGACAACCAGAATCTCGAGCTCGAGGCCGTGTCGCTGTGGTCGCTCGGCCTCGGCGAGCCGCACCCGATCTCCGCGTTGCACGGCCGCGGCTCCGGCGACCTGCTCGACGACATCCTGGCCGCGCTGCCGCCGACCCCGCCGGTCGTCGAGGGGGGTCCCCGCGGCCCGCGCCGGATCGCCCTGGTCGGCCGCCCCAACGTCGGCAAGTCCAGCCTGCTCAACCGGCTCGCCCAGGAGGAGCGCGCGGTCGTCGACTCGGTCGCCGGTACGACGGTGGACCCGGTCGACAGCCTCGTCGAGATGGACGGCGAGCTCTGGCAGCTGGTCGACACGGCCGGCCTGCGCAAGCGGGTCCACCAGGCCTCCGGCACCGAGTACTACGCGTCCCTGCGCACCGCCGGCGCGGTCGAGGCGGCCGAGGTCGCCGTCGTGCTGCTCGACGCCGGCGAAGTGATCAGCGAGCAGGACCAGCGTGTGATCACCCAGGTGATCGAGGCCGGTCGCGCCCTGGTGATCGCCTTCAACAAGTGGGACCTGGTCGACGCCGACCGCCGGTTCTACCTGGACAAGGAGATTGACCGCGACCTCAAACGGGTGACCTGGGCGGTCCGGGTCAACATCTCCGCGAAAACCGGTCGCGCCGTCGACAAGCTGGCCCCGGCGATCCGCCGCGCGCTGGCCTCGTGGGAGAAGCGCATCCCCACCGGCGCCCTGAACCAGTGGCTGACCGCCCTCACCCAGGCCACCCCCCACCCGGTCCGCGGCGGCCGCGCCCCCCGCGCGCTGTTCGCCACCCAGGCGGGCGTCGCTCCGCCCCGGTTCGTGCTGTTCACCACGGGCCCGTTCGACGCCGGATACCTCCGGTTCATCGAACGCAAGCTGCGCGAGGAGTTCGGCTTCGAGGGCACCCCGATCGAGCTGTCGGTCAAGCCCCGGAAGAAGACCGGGCCGGGGGGTCGCGGAAAAGCCCACGGGTGA
- the cmk gene encoding (d)CMP kinase — protein MALEVRPARCVVAVDGPSGSGKSTVSRRLATAVDGVYLDTGAMYRAVTWAVLQAGVDLTDPDAIAKIALETELSIGTDPAAPHFAANGTNVDAPIRGPEVTGAVSAVAAVPAVRKHLVALQRAIITSHPRIIVEGRDIASVVAPDADLKVYLTASAAARAARRSAEDATDVAATEADLARRDRLDSSRATDPLRQASDAIEVDTTGMGIDEVVQHLLTLLDSKVSK, from the coding sequence GTGGCGCTAGAGGTACGGCCGGCCAGGTGCGTCGTCGCGGTCGACGGCCCGTCCGGCTCGGGCAAATCCACCGTCTCCCGGCGCCTGGCGACCGCGGTCGACGGGGTCTACCTGGACACCGGCGCGATGTACCGCGCGGTGACCTGGGCGGTGCTGCAGGCGGGCGTGGACCTGACCGATCCGGACGCGATCGCGAAGATCGCCCTGGAGACCGAGTTGTCCATCGGCACTGATCCGGCGGCGCCGCATTTCGCCGCGAACGGAACGAACGTCGACGCGCCGATCCGGGGACCCGAGGTGACCGGCGCGGTCTCCGCGGTCGCCGCGGTGCCGGCGGTGCGCAAGCACCTGGTCGCCTTGCAGCGGGCGATCATCACGTCGCACCCGCGGATCATCGTGGAGGGCCGGGACATCGCCTCGGTGGTCGCCCCGGACGCCGATCTGAAGGTTTATCTGACCGCTTCGGCCGCCGCCCGCGCCGCCCGGCGCAGCGCCGAGGACGCCACCGACGTCGCGGCGACGGAGGCGGACCTGGCGCGCCGCGACAGGCTGGACTCCAGCCGCGCCACCGACCCGCTGCGCCAGGCCTCCGACGCCATCGAGGTGGACACCACCGGAATGGGTATCGACGAGGTCGTGCAGCACCTTTTGACTCTGCTCGACAGCAAGGTAAGTAAGTGA
- a CDS encoding GNAT family N-acetyltransferase — protein sequence MTVVRTVATADLTPGDRTRLRGLLDEAFAGHFDDHDWEHTLGGLHVLITVDGTMIAHGAVVRRHLLHRGRSVRCGYVEAVAVHPAHRRRGFATAVMTEAERIIDHGYALGALSASAAGRALYVSRGWRVWRGGTAVLAPDGVTRTEDDDDSTMVRPVPGGAALDERDLLICDWRDGDVW from the coding sequence ATGACTGTCGTACGCACGGTGGCCACCGCCGACCTCACGCCGGGTGACCGCACCCGCCTGCGGGGCCTGCTCGACGAAGCCTTCGCCGGCCATTTCGACGACCACGACTGGGAGCACACGCTCGGCGGCCTGCACGTCCTGATCACCGTGGACGGCACGATGATCGCCCACGGCGCGGTGGTGCGCCGGCACCTGCTGCACCGGGGCCGGTCGGTGCGGTGCGGGTACGTCGAGGCGGTCGCGGTGCACCCGGCGCACCGCCGCCGCGGGTTCGCCACCGCGGTGATGACCGAGGCGGAACGGATCATCGACCACGGCTACGCCCTCGGCGCGCTGTCCGCCTCGGCCGCCGGCCGCGCGCTCTACGTGTCCCGTGGCTGGCGGGTCTGGCGGGGCGGCACCGCGGTGCTCGCCCCGGACGGCGTCACCCGCACCGAGGACGACGACGACAGCACCATGGTCCGCCCGGTTCCCGGCGGGGCCGCGCTCGACGAGCGGGACCTGCTGATCTGCGACTGGCGCGACGGCGACGTCTGGTGA
- a CDS encoding DMT family transporter — translation MSLTTVPDDRVRPPLTVVAAVVVTVTAWASAFVAIRAVHAHFAAGPLALGRLAAGALALTAAVLVTRTWVRPTAREWALVTGCGVVWFGVYNVALNAAEQRLDAGTSAMLVNVGPILIALMAGAFLNEGFPRGLLAGAGVAFSGVLLIGLAGRGGSAADPLGVALCLLSAAAWAVGVTLQKPALRRLPALQVTQMACTTGMIVTLPFAGGLLADLRSAPAGSVAGVVYLGVVPTALAFGTWAYALSRMNAGRLGVTTYLVPPLTILLAWPLLSETPHVLAGAGGVVALAGVALARRR, via the coding sequence ATGTCCCTCACCACCGTCCCCGACGACCGTGTCCGCCCGCCCCTGACCGTGGTCGCCGCCGTCGTGGTCACCGTCACCGCCTGGGCCTCCGCGTTCGTCGCGATCCGGGCCGTGCACGCGCACTTCGCCGCCGGCCCGCTGGCGCTGGGCCGCCTCGCCGCCGGCGCGCTCGCGCTGACCGCCGCCGTGCTCGTCACCCGCACCTGGGTCCGGCCCACCGCGCGGGAGTGGGCGCTGGTGACCGGCTGCGGCGTGGTCTGGTTCGGCGTCTACAACGTCGCCCTGAACGCGGCCGAGCAGCGGCTGGATGCCGGCACGTCGGCCATGCTCGTCAACGTCGGTCCGATTCTGATCGCGCTGATGGCGGGCGCGTTCCTCAATGAGGGCTTCCCGCGGGGTCTGCTGGCCGGCGCCGGTGTGGCCTTCTCGGGCGTGCTGCTGATCGGTCTGGCCGGGCGGGGCGGCAGTGCCGCCGACCCGCTCGGCGTGGCGCTCTGCCTGCTCTCCGCGGCTGCCTGGGCGGTCGGTGTCACCCTGCAGAAGCCGGCGCTGCGCCGCCTGCCCGCCCTGCAGGTCACGCAGATGGCCTGCACCACCGGCATGATCGTCACGCTGCCGTTCGCCGGCGGCCTGCTCGCCGATCTGCGGTCCGCCCCGGCCGGCTCCGTCGCCGGGGTGGTCTACCTGGGCGTGGTGCCGACCGCGCTCGCCTTCGGCACCTGGGCGTACGCCCTGTCCCGGATGAACGCCGGCCGGCTGGGCGTGACCACCTATCTGGTGCCACCGCTGACCATCCTGCTCGCCTGGCCGCTGCTGTCCGAAACACCCCACGTGCTCGCCGGCGCCGGTGGCGTCGTGGCGCTGGCCGGCGTCGCCCTGGCCCGCCGCCGCTGA
- a CDS encoding response regulator translates to MRLMLEQAPDIVVVGEAADGAVAVRQAGALRPDVVLMDIRMPGTDGIAATRAITSAGVADVLILTTFDFDDYLFGALRAGAAGFLLKSVEPAALIDAVRRVADGDGFLAPEVTRRLLTAFAAAAPEPARPVTTPALDGLTERERDVLAGLGRGLSNAGLAAELAISRATAKTHVSRVLGKLGCTSRVQAAILAKEAGLA, encoded by the coding sequence ATGCGGCTCATGCTGGAACAGGCGCCGGACATCGTGGTGGTGGGCGAGGCCGCCGACGGGGCGGTCGCCGTCCGGCAGGCCGGCGCGCTGCGCCCGGACGTGGTGCTGATGGACATCCGGATGCCCGGCACCGACGGGATCGCCGCCACCCGGGCGATCACCTCCGCGGGCGTGGCGGACGTGCTGATCCTGACCACGTTCGACTTCGACGACTACCTGTTCGGGGCACTGCGCGCGGGCGCCGCCGGCTTCCTGCTCAAATCGGTCGAGCCGGCCGCGCTGATCGACGCCGTGCGCCGGGTCGCGGACGGTGACGGTTTCCTGGCGCCCGAGGTGACCCGCCGGCTGCTCACCGCCTTCGCGGCCGCCGCCCCGGAGCCGGCGCGGCCGGTGACCACCCCGGCGCTGGACGGCCTCACCGAGCGGGAGCGCGACGTGCTCGCCGGGCTCGGCCGGGGGCTGTCCAACGCCGGCCTGGCCGCGGAGCTGGCGATCAGCCGGGCGACGGCGAAGACGCACGTGTCCCGGGTGCTGGGCAAGCTGGGCTGCACGTCCCGGGTGCAGGCGGCGATCCTGGCCAAGGAGGCCGGTCTGGCCTGA
- a CDS encoding sensor histidine kinase, protein MGLGARWRGSTWFQDAGTAAGTFLAGLAFNLIGLTDIWSLPQPRAVAGWPAWWHTVPLAAGCLAMLGKRRHPVPALVAGTVAMVADLLLGGSVALVLVLFELLFSVGLFASGRARTAVGSAVFVAVGTISVVTGLAVGEFRMAVFMALQLTTLLCVPLWWAANIRQQRQLGRLDAERTAREAVVAERAAMARDLHDVIAAHLSTTAIHSGAALARPPDPERDRATLREVRTSSLAALEEMRSMIMLLRADDATPDAALPGGLDRLPGLVAAATAGGLRVETRIREIPQVSAAVAHAVHRIVREALTNAAKHAPGSEVCLEVHPAGDAVQVTVTNAVTRAGAVDHHALSSGAGLISIRERATLLGGELTAGPDGGHFRVRATLPLHPAGSAR, encoded by the coding sequence GTGGGACTCGGAGCGCGCTGGCGCGGCAGCACGTGGTTCCAGGACGCCGGCACGGCAGCCGGGACGTTCCTGGCCGGGCTGGCGTTCAACCTCATCGGACTGACCGACATCTGGTCGCTCCCGCAGCCGCGCGCGGTCGCCGGCTGGCCCGCGTGGTGGCACACCGTCCCGCTGGCCGCCGGCTGCCTGGCGATGCTCGGCAAACGCCGCCACCCGGTGCCCGCCCTCGTGGCCGGCACCGTGGCGATGGTCGCGGACCTCCTGCTCGGCGGCAGCGTCGCCCTGGTCCTGGTGCTGTTCGAACTGCTCTTCTCGGTCGGCCTGTTCGCCTCCGGTCGCGCCCGCACCGCGGTGGGCAGCGCGGTGTTCGTCGCCGTCGGCACGATCAGCGTGGTGACCGGGCTGGCCGTCGGCGAGTTCCGGATGGCCGTCTTCATGGCCCTGCAGCTGACCACCCTGCTGTGTGTGCCGCTGTGGTGGGCGGCCAACATCCGCCAGCAGCGGCAGCTGGGCCGGCTCGACGCGGAGCGCACCGCCCGGGAGGCGGTCGTCGCCGAACGCGCCGCGATGGCCCGCGACCTGCACGACGTGATCGCCGCGCACCTGTCCACCACCGCGATCCACTCCGGCGCGGCCCTGGCCCGGCCCCCGGACCCGGAGCGCGACCGGGCCACCCTGCGGGAGGTACGCACGAGCAGCCTGGCCGCCCTGGAGGAGATGCGCTCCATGATCATGCTCTTGCGGGCCGACGACGCGACCCCGGACGCGGCCCTGCCCGGCGGCCTGGACCGCCTGCCCGGCCTGGTCGCGGCGGCCACCGCCGGCGGGCTGCGGGTGGAGACCCGGATCCGGGAGATCCCGCAGGTCTCCGCGGCGGTGGCGCACGCCGTCCACCGGATCGTGCGGGAGGCGCTGACCAACGCGGCGAAACACGCGCCGGGCTCGGAGGTGTGCCTGGAGGTCCACCCGGCCGGCGACGCCGTGCAGGTGACCGTCACCAACGCGGTGACCCGGGCGGGCGCGGTCGACCACCACGCGCTCAGCTCCGGCGCCGGACTGATCTCGATCCGCGAGCGGGCCACGTTGCTCGGCGGCGAGCTCACCGCCGGCCCGGACGGCGGGCACTTCCGGGTACGCGCCACGCTGCCCCTGCACCCGGCGGGGAGCGCGCGGTGA
- a CDS encoding GAP family protein — protein MDLPLLGSLAVLALIDSTSFGTLLIPAWLLLHPGPVRPGRILVFLGTVAAFYFAVGIAVALAAEAFLPRIRDALANPAVMWAQLVTGVALFFWSFRLDRRHGRGGGGRLVRWRERALADDRGAGGLARLALAAAAAEVTTMLPYLAAIGLLTTADLPPAQVTLIMVGYCLLMIVPALALLAGRLVAGDRVAKPLARMSDWMANSNALSWIVGIVGFLLANDAAGRLGLTGSGN, from the coding sequence ATGGATCTCCCCCTTCTCGGGTCGCTGGCCGTTCTCGCGCTCATCGATTCCACCAGTTTCGGGACGCTGCTGATCCCGGCCTGGTTGCTGCTGCACCCGGGCCCGGTCCGGCCCGGACGCATCCTGGTCTTTCTCGGTACGGTCGCGGCCTTCTACTTCGCCGTCGGCATCGCGGTGGCGCTGGCCGCCGAGGCCTTCCTGCCGCGGATCCGTGACGCGCTGGCGAACCCGGCCGTGATGTGGGCGCAGCTGGTCACCGGCGTCGCCCTGTTCTTCTGGAGTTTCCGGCTCGACCGCAGGCACGGCCGCGGCGGCGGCGGCCGGCTGGTCCGCTGGCGGGAGCGGGCCCTGGCGGACGATCGCGGCGCCGGTGGCCTGGCCCGGCTGGCGCTGGCCGCGGCCGCCGCGGAGGTGACCACGATGCTGCCGTACCTGGCGGCGATCGGTCTGCTGACCACCGCGGACCTCCCACCGGCGCAGGTCACCCTGATCATGGTGGGGTACTGCCTGCTGATGATCGTCCCCGCGCTGGCCCTGCTCGCCGGGCGGCTGGTCGCCGGCGACCGGGTCGCCAAGCCGCTGGCCCGGATGAGCGACTGGATGGCGAACAGCAACGCGCTGTCGTGGATCGTCGGCATCGTCGGTTTCCTGCTCGCCAACGACGCGGCGGGACGGCTCGGCCTCACCGGCTCCGGCAACTGA